The following are encoded in a window of Kogia breviceps isolate mKogBre1 chromosome 12, mKogBre1 haplotype 1, whole genome shotgun sequence genomic DNA:
- the CSAD gene encoding cysteine sulfinic acid decarboxylase isoform X1: MADSKPLLSLNEDTVAAEALLQDVFGIVMDEVIRKGTSASEKVCEWKEPEELKQLLDLELRNEGESQEQILERCRAVIRYSVKTCHPRFFNQLFSGLDPHALAGRIVTESLNTSQYTYEIAPVFVLMEEEVLKKLRALVGWSSGDGVFCPGGSISNMYAVNLARYQRYPDCKQRGLRALPPLALFTSKECHYSVKKGAAFLGLGTDSVRMVKADERGKMTPEDLERQIGLAKAEGAVPFLVSATSGTTVLGAFDPLEAVADVCQRHGLWLHVDAAWGGSVLLSQTHRHLLNGIQRADSVAWNPHKLLSAGLQCSALLLRDTSNLLKRCHGSQASYLFQQDKFYDVALDTGDKVVQCGRRVDCLKLWLMWKAQGGQGLERRVDQAFALARYLVEELKKREAFELVMEPEFVNVCFWFVPPSLREKKGSPDYGERLAKVAPVLKERMVRKGSMMIGYQPHGTRGNFFRMVVANPALTRADMDFLLNELERLGQDL, translated from the exons atggcggactctaaaccactccTCTCCCTCAATGAGGACACTGTGGCTGCAGAAGCCTTGCTCCAGGATGTGTTTGGGATTGTGATGGATGAGGTCATTCGGAAAGGGACCAGTGCCTCTGAGAAG GTCTGCGAGTGGAAGGAGCCGGAGGAGCTGAAGCAGCTTCTGGATTTGGAGCTGCGGAATGAGGGGGAGTCACAGGAGCAGATCCTGGAGCGCTGCCGGGCTGTGATCCGCTACAGTGTGAAGACCT GTCACCCTCGTTTCTTCAACCAGCTCTTCTCAGGGTTGGATCCTCATGCCCTGGCTGGGCGCATTGTCACTGAGAGCCTCAACACCAGCCA GTACACATATGAGATCGCCCCTGTGTTTGTCCTCATGGAAGAAGAGGTGCTGAAGAAACTCCGGGCCCTGGTGGGCTGGAGCTCTGGGGACGGCGTCTTCTGCCCTG GTGGCTCCATCTCCAACATGTATGCTGTGAACCTGGCCCGCTATCAGCGCTACCCAGATTGCAAACAGAGGGGCCTCCGGGCGCTGCCACCCCTGGCCCTTTTCACATCAAAGGAG TGTCATTACTCTGTCAAGAAAGGAGCTGCTTTTCTGGGCCTTGGCACCGACAGTGTCCGAATGGTCAAGGCAGATGAGAG AGGGAAAATGACCCCTGAGGATCTGGAGAGGCAGATCGGTCTGGCCAAGGCTGAG GGTGCTGTGCCATTCCTGGTCAGTGCCACCTCTGGCACTACCGTGCTGGGGGCCTTTGACCCTCTGGAGGCAGTTGCAGACGTGTGCCAGCGTCACGGGCTGTGGCTGCATGTGGAT GCCGCCTGGGGTGGGAGCGTCCTGCTGTCACAGACACATAGACATCTCCTGAATGGTATCCAGAG GGCTGACTCCGTGGCCTGGAATCCCCACAAGCTCCTCTCTGCAGGCCTGCAGTGCTCTGCTCTTCTTCTCCGGGACACCTCG AACCTGCTCAAGCGCTGCCACGGGTCCCAGGCCAGCTACCTGTTCCAGCAGGACAAGTTCTATGATGTGGCTCTGGACACTGGAGACAAGGTGGTGCAGTGTGGCCGCCGCGTGGACTGTCTGAAGCTGTGGCTCATGTGGAAGGCacagggcgggcaggggctggagcGGCGTGTGGACCAGGCCTTTGCCCTTGCCCG GTACCTGGTGGAGGAATTGAAGAAGCGGGAAGCTTTTGAACTGGTCATGGAG CCTGAATTTGTCAACGTGTGTTTCTGGTTTGTGCCCCCCAGTCTACGGGAGAAGAAGGGGAGTCCGGATTACGGTGAAAGGCTGGCTAAG GTGGCCCCAGTCCTCAAGGAGCGCATGGTGAGGAAGGGCTCCATGATGATTGGCTACCAGCCCCACGGTACCCGGGGCAACTTCTTCCGCATGGTCGTGGCCAACCCTGCACTGACGCGGGCGGATATGGACTTCCTGCTGAATGAACTGGAACGGCTGGGCCAGGACCTCTGA
- the CSAD gene encoding cysteine sulfinic acid decarboxylase isoform X2, whose protein sequence is MADSKPLLSLNEDTVAAEALLQDVFGIVMDEVIRKGTSASEKVCEWKEPEELKQLLDLELRNEGESQEQILERCRAVIRYSVKTCHPRFFNQLFSGLDPHALAGRIVTESLNTSQYTYEIAPVFVLMEEEVLKKLRALVGWSSGDGVFCPGGSISNMYAVNLARYQRYPDCKQRGLRALPPLALFTSKECHYSVKKGAAFLGLGTDSVRMVKADERGKMTPEDLERQIGLAKAEGAVPFLVSATSGTTVLGAFDPLEAVADVCQRHGLWLHVDAAWGGSVLLSQTHRHLLNGIQRTCSSAATGPRPATCSSRTSSMMWLWTLETRYLVEELKKREAFELVMEPEFVNVCFWFVPPSLREKKGSPDYGERLAKVAPVLKERMVRKGSMMIGYQPHGTRGNFFRMVVANPALTRADMDFLLNELERLGQDL, encoded by the exons atggcggactctaaaccactccTCTCCCTCAATGAGGACACTGTGGCTGCAGAAGCCTTGCTCCAGGATGTGTTTGGGATTGTGATGGATGAGGTCATTCGGAAAGGGACCAGTGCCTCTGAGAAG GTCTGCGAGTGGAAGGAGCCGGAGGAGCTGAAGCAGCTTCTGGATTTGGAGCTGCGGAATGAGGGGGAGTCACAGGAGCAGATCCTGGAGCGCTGCCGGGCTGTGATCCGCTACAGTGTGAAGACCT GTCACCCTCGTTTCTTCAACCAGCTCTTCTCAGGGTTGGATCCTCATGCCCTGGCTGGGCGCATTGTCACTGAGAGCCTCAACACCAGCCA GTACACATATGAGATCGCCCCTGTGTTTGTCCTCATGGAAGAAGAGGTGCTGAAGAAACTCCGGGCCCTGGTGGGCTGGAGCTCTGGGGACGGCGTCTTCTGCCCTG GTGGCTCCATCTCCAACATGTATGCTGTGAACCTGGCCCGCTATCAGCGCTACCCAGATTGCAAACAGAGGGGCCTCCGGGCGCTGCCACCCCTGGCCCTTTTCACATCAAAGGAG TGTCATTACTCTGTCAAGAAAGGAGCTGCTTTTCTGGGCCTTGGCACCGACAGTGTCCGAATGGTCAAGGCAGATGAGAG AGGGAAAATGACCCCTGAGGATCTGGAGAGGCAGATCGGTCTGGCCAAGGCTGAG GGTGCTGTGCCATTCCTGGTCAGTGCCACCTCTGGCACTACCGTGCTGGGGGCCTTTGACCCTCTGGAGGCAGTTGCAGACGTGTGCCAGCGTCACGGGCTGTGGCTGCATGTGGAT GCCGCCTGGGGTGGGAGCGTCCTGCTGTCACAGACACATAGACATCTCCTGAATGGTATCCAGAG AACCTGCTCAAGCGCTGCCACGGGTCCCAGGCCAGCTACCTGTTCCAGCAGGACAAGTTCTATGATGTGGCTCTGGACACTGGAGACAAG GTACCTGGTGGAGGAATTGAAGAAGCGGGAAGCTTTTGAACTGGTCATGGAG CCTGAATTTGTCAACGTGTGTTTCTGGTTTGTGCCCCCCAGTCTACGGGAGAAGAAGGGGAGTCCGGATTACGGTGAAAGGCTGGCTAAG GTGGCCCCAGTCCTCAAGGAGCGCATGGTGAGGAAGGGCTCCATGATGATTGGCTACCAGCCCCACGGTACCCGGGGCAACTTCTTCCGCATGGTCGTGGCCAACCCTGCACTGACGCGGGCGGATATGGACTTCCTGCTGAATGAACTGGAACGGCTGGGCCAGGACCTCTGA
- the CSAD gene encoding cysteine sulfinic acid decarboxylase isoform X3 — MADSKPLLSLNEDTVAAEALLQDVFGIVMDEVIRKGTSASEKVCEWKEPEELKQLLDLELRNEGESQEQILERCRAVIRYSVKTCHPRFFNQLFSGLDPHALAGRIVTESLNTSQYTYEIAPVFVLMEEEVLKKLRALVGWSSGDGVFCPGGSISNMYAVNLARYQRYPDCKQRGLRALPPLALFTSKECHYSVKKGAAFLGLGTDSVRMVKADERGKMTPEDLERQIGLAKAENLLKRCHGSQASYLFQQDKFYDVALDTGDKVVQCGRRVDCLKLWLMWKAQGGQGLERRVDQAFALARYLVEELKKREAFELVMEPEFVNVCFWFVPPSLREKKGSPDYGERLAKVAPVLKERMVRKGSMMIGYQPHGTRGNFFRMVVANPALTRADMDFLLNELERLGQDL, encoded by the exons atggcggactctaaaccactccTCTCCCTCAATGAGGACACTGTGGCTGCAGAAGCCTTGCTCCAGGATGTGTTTGGGATTGTGATGGATGAGGTCATTCGGAAAGGGACCAGTGCCTCTGAGAAG GTCTGCGAGTGGAAGGAGCCGGAGGAGCTGAAGCAGCTTCTGGATTTGGAGCTGCGGAATGAGGGGGAGTCACAGGAGCAGATCCTGGAGCGCTGCCGGGCTGTGATCCGCTACAGTGTGAAGACCT GTCACCCTCGTTTCTTCAACCAGCTCTTCTCAGGGTTGGATCCTCATGCCCTGGCTGGGCGCATTGTCACTGAGAGCCTCAACACCAGCCA GTACACATATGAGATCGCCCCTGTGTTTGTCCTCATGGAAGAAGAGGTGCTGAAGAAACTCCGGGCCCTGGTGGGCTGGAGCTCTGGGGACGGCGTCTTCTGCCCTG GTGGCTCCATCTCCAACATGTATGCTGTGAACCTGGCCCGCTATCAGCGCTACCCAGATTGCAAACAGAGGGGCCTCCGGGCGCTGCCACCCCTGGCCCTTTTCACATCAAAGGAG TGTCATTACTCTGTCAAGAAAGGAGCTGCTTTTCTGGGCCTTGGCACCGACAGTGTCCGAATGGTCAAGGCAGATGAGAG AGGGAAAATGACCCCTGAGGATCTGGAGAGGCAGATCGGTCTGGCCAAGGCTGAG AACCTGCTCAAGCGCTGCCACGGGTCCCAGGCCAGCTACCTGTTCCAGCAGGACAAGTTCTATGATGTGGCTCTGGACACTGGAGACAAGGTGGTGCAGTGTGGCCGCCGCGTGGACTGTCTGAAGCTGTGGCTCATGTGGAAGGCacagggcgggcaggggctggagcGGCGTGTGGACCAGGCCTTTGCCCTTGCCCG GTACCTGGTGGAGGAATTGAAGAAGCGGGAAGCTTTTGAACTGGTCATGGAG CCTGAATTTGTCAACGTGTGTTTCTGGTTTGTGCCCCCCAGTCTACGGGAGAAGAAGGGGAGTCCGGATTACGGTGAAAGGCTGGCTAAG GTGGCCCCAGTCCTCAAGGAGCGCATGGTGAGGAAGGGCTCCATGATGATTGGCTACCAGCCCCACGGTACCCGGGGCAACTTCTTCCGCATGGTCGTGGCCAACCCTGCACTGACGCGGGCGGATATGGACTTCCTGCTGAATGAACTGGAACGGCTGGGCCAGGACCTCTGA